agctggaggagcaggtGAAAATCATCCCCATACTCCAGGTAAAAATCTCAGTCcttcaggaggaaaaaaggcAACTGGTCTCTCAGCTCAAGAACCACAGTGACAATGAGGACATAGATGATGTGATGTGGAAGAGAGCGCATAGCTTGGAAATTTCTGACATTGGAAACAAAGAGAATACCAAGGAAGGACTTGAGGATATAATGGAAAGTGACTTCACTGACCTCAGGGAGTTCAGGCAACTGACTGAAGAGATGCAGGCATTGGAAAGAACCATCAAGGGCGGACATTTGCAAGCATGGCATGAAAAAGGCCACAGTCCTCTTCGCGTCAAGGCAATCAAGTCAGTTGCAGTTGGAACTGATAAAGATATAGATATCACCTTGTCTAAAcccacaaaagaaaacaaatgtgtgtacACTGATCAAGTAAAAATGAGGTCCGTTGCAACAGAAGTGTCTGAAGTTAATCTTGGCATTTACACAGAACGGGAAGCAGAGCTTGatgcacaacaacaaataaTTGGTGCCTTGAAGGAGAGAATATGTCACTTAGAAGCAGAGTTGAAGGAATCAGCTCTCCAGACAGAGATGAGCCGTCTGAAACTTGAGCTTCAGGCTGCAGGAGCTAGGAATCGAGCTGATAAAGCCTCCCTTGCAAGGCCATCCGCTGTGAGCACGGGCACCAAGGCAAGACCTCATACCACAGACCAAGGAGTGGGCAATCACAAAGAGCTACGAGATGCCAGCACAGGGGAGGCAACAGAGGTGAAGACAGTGGGAATATCTTGTTGCAGGCCTGAGCTGAAGGATGTTTGCACAGGACCAGATGTACCCATGAGCTACTGGGAGGTCAGGGAGCGAGTGGAGACCATGGAAAAAGGTGTGGGGAGCCACATTTTTACTAACACACAAGGTGTTGGGATGGAGATAAAGTTATGTGATGCAGAAACCAACACAGAGGTACCAGCGGAAAATGTAGGGCCTAAGAAAAGAAAGACCAAGTATAATTCAGTGGCTTGTGGGGACTGTTCTGTTGATGTCATTATCTATGAGGCAAAGGATTTGGTTTCTCAAGGTATTGCCACAGATCAAGTCAGAGGAGTGGATCTGGGAATCATGGCATCACCACAGACGGCCTCTCAGCGTACCAACACTATATCCAGTTCAGTGTCTCGCTTTACCAACACCAGACATGCCTTCAACACAGACTCCAGCACTAATACTGTCCTCAGTACCAAAGACAAGCACACCAACACCACTCAGACTGTCACAAGGACAGTGTCAGTGGGCAGCCGGGTCAAAGATATGAAGTGTGCCCCAGAGACCAGATCAATTGGTGTAGGAACTGGAGGTTTGAATCTAGGAAGTGCCTTAAAACAAACGACAGTGACAGCACCCAAGGTAACCAGAGACACAGGCGTTGGATTCACGGACATTAATGAGAATTTCCTGGTTGGACTAAAAACCCGAAATATGGCCTCTGGACCATCCCATCTACCTGATCCCATCAAGACGAGGAGCATTGGTGTGGGGGAGGGGAGGATACGGGATTTGTCAGTTTCATCCAGTAAACCTGTCCAGATGTTCCAGCAATCTTCACAGTCCCAGTGGGACCCAGAGCTGAACCATTACATAGAGAAGATGCATAGGCTCCTCGGGGAGCATGGGGACCTGCTCACAGAGGACTACACTCACCCGAGGGAAGGGTTTGTCCAGCAGCACGGTAACCAAGGAAGTGCCATCTCAAAGCTATCCTGCAGTAACAAAGCTGCAGCACAAGGAATCCATCTTTTAGATTCTCAGCCACCAGGTAGAGTAAAACTATAGGAATTTATTTAGTGTTAAAAGTACCCAGTGGAGTTTTATTGGAATTAAGTCATTTTATACCACTGTCTATGTGAATACTTTATTGTGATTAGCTGCAGGGTTTCAGTTATCTCCTGATAAATGGACACTAAGGAGCTACAGAATGGTTTCAGTGAAACTGTCTGTTCCCTGCTCTGAATTAATGCACTATAACTTGTATCTAATGTGAATATCTTATCTTAAGTATGGAGTGTAGTCCTTAAGTGCATCCTCCTCTGAACATTACAGGATGATGCCTGCAACACACAAGTTGCAGGAAATAGACTACAGTGCCACTCTCAAAACAAGCAATCAACTCACATCCCATTTGGGATAATGATATGGCAGTCTGGTTTTTCCCTTTGTTTGCTGGTTAAGTGCTACATTCATTGGCATCTTACCAACACCAATTCTTGGTCAGTAGAATAGCACAAAACCAATGAGCACCATATAGCTTGCTAAAcctttacatttgtttacaaaCAAATGGGGATCCACTAATCAAAGCATTTCTCCAAAGGGTTTCTAGAGGTCAAAAAATCCCTGTTAAAGTTGGACTTTTATCAttatataatatactgtatgtcatatCTGTAATGTCATTCTGATGCTATTCAGACACATCACTAACatcctcttgtttttttgtcacagcCAACAGAGAGTTTCAGTCACCATCTCAATTTTCCGTTGAAGCATCTAAGTGTGACAAGGCAAACCCAGGAATCTGCCAACAGGGTGGCAATGAATCAGAGGTGAAAAGAATGATACAGATGTTAGAACAACAGGCATCCTCAGCTCTACAAGGTAAacatgcatgtttgtatgtCAGTGTCTTTTTAAGTTCATCTTTGTGAAAAGCAATGTAAACATTTGGTGGGTAAGAATGTGTGAAAGTAGTctactttaaaaatatttttacttcCAGACCACTCCCAAGGCCCAGTTTAAGTTTGTATTTGGTTCAGAGGAAGTGGCTGCCTTTGGCTTGGCAAGTTTTGCATTCTGAGGGATACACTTGCGATGCTTGGAATGATGATCTGGTTTTGGAAGGCGCCTCGTACCACATACCAGTTTGTGGCTGAGGGTCTAAAATTGAATGGCTTCGTAGGAGGAGCTGGTGTCAGAGAAAgctttcacttttaaaatgattCCCTCACATTAGGAAGAATATTTAAAGCACCATAAGGACAAATGGGTGACAAATTATAGGAATGAATGAGCAGATGCCTTTGTATAGGCTATGTCATTaaattgtttgatttgaatggtaatgatgatgatgccaAATTGATCTAGTTGGCTTGTATCGGTTTCTTTGCATgtgttgtgttaaataaaatacactatAGTTGACACAGTGCTAAATGAATTAAGTCAGATGTATGATTCAGAAGCATGTGCTGCATTGTTGTTTCTAGACACTCATGCCGGTGTGCTGCGATCTGTCATGAAGAAACAGAATGGTGACCAAGGCTGTAGCAGTACCAGGAAGAGCATGAAGTTTATGAGAGTGACCACAGGGTAATCATCTAACATCTAAACTAATATTGTACAGCAAGACTCTAATACTTTGtgtcttaaaggataagttcacccaaaaatgaaaattaaccCACATGATGATGGAAAGACGGTTGAAGTCTCATAGTCCGCAAACCGTTTCTGGAACTTCACGGCAAAAACAGTGTCGCAGGAttctccgaaacaactgaagtagatggggacttgttttaaaacgtaaagaaataataaaagaaaaacatatttacatcctttttgtAAGccaaagtcttcactgtagctgctgagctgaaaACATTTGTGAACACCCAGTCTGAAGTGGATGCTCAAGCTTGACTGCACATacaatattgtcttttcaaatcaatttgggatctcagggctttcGGAGACGTGGATTACGCTGGATGAGTTGTATCGAGCCATTTTagattttcttcagttttttttttttacattttaaagcaagtccccaaggaaaatgctgcatctatttgctgtgaagctccagagatgttttgaggactatgaaacttcacttgaATTTACATCATGAGTAGATAATTGACATGatcattttgggtgaacttatcttttaataaatattatCAGTGTTTTAACTAATGTGGTTTGTCGTTAGATTGGACCCCATGTCATCTTACGAGTTCCCTGCCAGTGAGAAGGCTAACACTGAGGAAGtggaaaggagaggaaacaaaaaagtTTCTCAAGATGGAACGCAAGCAAAAAAGGGCAAATGTGGCTCCAACAAGGGATCGAAAGGGTCTGCAAAATCACAACAGAGGTATGACAAAGTCTAGAAGGTTTTAAAGCCCAAAAATCTCAGCTGAATAAGATTACAGCTTTAAAATGTTGCTGTGTGACTCTAAACTTGCAGCATGTGACCTGTAGAATTTTCTTCCTTTCAGGTGTAAGTTGAgtgaaaagatgttttctgcTTGTCAAGCCTTAAAGATGCATCTGAGTGATGACACGGCTTTATCAAGCAAGGAATTGGTATGTTTTGCTCACTATATTCAGCGTTGAGAGTCActttgtatgcatgtgtgtgtgtgtgtgtgtctgtgtgtctgtgtgtgtgtctgtgtgcacgtTTAATGGCATGTCACTGGATGGGTGTGGACAGACACTGGGCCAGGATGTGTTCAAgtatgtcatttaaaaaagaaatgactttGGCATTTGATACACAAAGTGCAGCATTGTGTCGGCTCTGTAATTTTCTGTCATTGTACTTTTCTTGAACTTAAAAACAAGGACTTCGGTGAGTGACAGAGGCTCTTAGACCGAACACATGGACAGATGGGGAGTTCAAAAACACGTATATTGAAAAGGAAATTCATGACAGATTTTATAATGAAacttaaaatacaaacaaaactgcaAACAAACTTTTGCGACTCAAATGAGTCCaaagcctttttctttctttatgatGTTTTGGAGATTTTAATAGtgagttgttgttttgttatgcTCGCTCTTTGTCTGTTCTTCCATTCACATCCCTATAATTAGTAGTTGCTCCTATCTATTTAGAAAAGTGGTTGAAATTTCTCTACTCACTGAATAATGGCACTTGCAAGGCATTTATGAGGATGctttaaacaaaacatggatgtcttttatatatatatatatgtatatatatatatatatatatataaataaat
This portion of the Pagrus major chromosome 12, Pma_NU_1.0 genome encodes:
- the LOC141005544 gene encoding KN motif and ankyrin repeat domain-containing protein 1-like, coding for MAQGSYILRNVSGQSTEDCIPNYLGINCSYQSDVDYLKYVDNFQHGTTIKRLSLKRRPRVANNNVEKPQSGISSSQWHSAESLSSSSSDDTRLLGMSSTTRGRPPLPPPHGSSLDSKPSRNEGPAMSHIPNESKPKPAARSLALQRQPPLVEKTIMETLKHLDHEVTNQLPPQPHPRRRLASFGGVSSPGSLSPFTGVGAYNQNNNGNKPTGTGGDMLGSSLGSRGSTGCLRLSPQSSGRTTPVSPGSMHLQHVRDQMVVALQRLKELEEQVKIIPILQVKISVLQEEKRQLVSQLKNHSDNEDIDDVMWKRAHSLEISDIGNKENTKEGLEDIMESDFTDLREFRQLTEEMQALERTIKGGHLQAWHEKGHSPLRVKAIKSVAVGTDKDIDITLSKPTKENKCVYTDQVKMRSVATEVSEVNLGIYTEREAELDAQQQIIGALKERICHLEAELKESALQTEMSRLKLELQAAGARNRADKASLARPSAVSTGTKARPHTTDQGVGNHKELRDASTGEATEVKTVGISCCRPELKDVCTGPDVPMSYWEVRERVETMEKGVGSHIFTNTQGVGMEIKLCDAETNTEVPAENVGPKKRKTKYNSVACGDCSVDVIIYEAKDLVSQGIATDQVRGVDLGIMASPQTASQRTNTISSSVSRFTNTRHAFNTDSSTNTVLSTKDKHTNTTQTVTRTVSVGSRVKDMKCAPETRSIGVGTGGLNLGSALKQTTVTAPKVTRDTGVGFTDINENFLVGLKTRNMASGPSHLPDPIKTRSIGVGEGRIRDLSVSSSKPVQMFQQSSQSQWDPELNHYIEKMHRLLGEHGDLLTEDYTHPREGFVQQHGNQGSAISKLSCSNKAAAQGIHLLDSQPPANREFQSPSQFSVEASKCDKANPGICQQGGNESEVKRMIQMLEQQASSALQDTHAGVLRSVMKKQNGDQGCSSTRKSMKFMRVTTGLDPMSSYEFPASEKANTEEVERRGNKKVSQDGTQAKKGKCGSNKGSKGSAKSQQRCKLSEKMFSACQALKMHLSDDTALSSKELHDCLQTLQQEWFSVSSHKSAAPDTVEDHLTTYRVISPSVLQHIANMADGNGNTALHYSVSHSNFGIVKKLLDAEVCNVNQQNKAGYTPIMLAALAAVERPEDMKVVEKLFTKGDVNAKASQAGQTALMLAVSHGRMDMVQALLAQGAEVNLQDDEGSTALMCASEHGHAEIVRLLLAQPDCDATLSDSDESTALSIALEAGHNDIAVLLYAHANFSKGQTGAAARHSGKSLSSGGKNVFE